One window of the Pirellulales bacterium genome contains the following:
- a CDS encoding ABC transporter ATP-binding protein, producing MHTTPTIFAHDVHKSYTTGGTTTPVLEGVELETLPGECVFLVGPSGSGKSTLLSILGCMLTPDRGQVKIVGQDLARLNDIERAVLRRDRIGFVFQRFQLIRGLNALQNACLPLTLRGVAPRPAQRRALELLEAVGLADKAKAHVGKLSTGQCQRVALARALAGDPDLILADEPTASLDAQNGQEVMRLLRHLTSERGKTALVVTHDSRIFAFADRILHLDAGRIAEVDADHPPATAGAVPVASS from the coding sequence GCACACGACACCCACCATCTTTGCCCACGACGTCCACAAAAGCTACACCACCGGCGGCACGACCACGCCGGTGCTCGAAGGCGTGGAGCTGGAAACGTTGCCCGGCGAGTGCGTGTTTCTCGTCGGTCCTTCGGGCAGCGGCAAGAGTACGCTGTTGTCGATCCTGGGCTGCATGCTCACGCCCGACCGTGGCCAGGTCAAGATCGTGGGACAGGATCTCGCGCGTCTCAACGACATCGAGCGGGCCGTGCTGCGGCGCGACCGGATTGGCTTCGTCTTTCAGCGGTTTCAGTTGATCCGTGGATTGAACGCGTTGCAAAACGCCTGTCTGCCGCTCACCCTGCGCGGCGTCGCGCCCAGGCCGGCGCAGCGCCGCGCGCTGGAGCTGCTCGAGGCGGTGGGGCTGGCCGACAAGGCCAAGGCGCACGTCGGCAAGCTCAGCACCGGGCAGTGTCAGCGCGTGGCCTTGGCACGGGCCTTGGCCGGCGATCCCGACTTGATCTTGGCCGATGAACCGACCGCGTCGCTCGATGCCCAGAACGGCCAGGAAGTGATGCGGCTCTTACGCCACTTGACTTCGGAACGCGGCAAGACGGCGCTGGTCGTGACCCACGACTCGCGGATTTTCGCCTTCGCCGACCGCATTTTGCACCTCGACGCCGGCCGCATCGCCGAGGTGGATGCCGACCATCCGCCGGCCACCGCCGGGGCCGTGCCGGTCGCTAGTAGCTAG